CGAGGCCTGAAATGACTTATTTGTTGGCCGCGACGTGGTTGGCGAAGGCGTCGGCGAAACCCTTGAGGAAGTCCTTGGAACCCTCGACGACGTTGCCGGCCTCGTCCAGGCTGGCGGCGGCGTTGAAGTAGACCTCGGGCTGGCCCATGAGCTTCATGTCAAGGAAGAGGGCCACGTTGCGCAGGGCCTGCTGGGCCTGGGTGGCACCGAGGGCACCCATGGAGGCGCCGATGATCGCGGCGGACTTGCCGCCGAAGGAGCTCTGGCCCCACGGGCGGGAGGCCCAGTCGATGGCGTTCTTGATGACGCCGGAGAAGCTGCGGTTGTACTCGGGGGTGACGAAGAGCACGCCGTCGTCGGCCTCGACGGTCTTCTTCATCTCGAGGACCTTGGCGGGCATGTCGCCGTCGAGATCCTGGTTGTAGAGCGGCAGGTCCATATCGATGTAGTCGAACTCGAAGCCTTCGGGCATGAGACGCTCGATGTTCTTGGCGAGGCTCATGTTGAATGAGTCCTTGCGCAGCGATCCGACGAAAACGGCGATCCTGGTCATGATGTTGCTCCTTGTTTGTTGCGTTTGCTGGTTTGTTGTTGTCACTTGTTT
This Bifidobacterium sp. ESL0790 DNA region includes the following protein-coding sequences:
- a CDS encoding NAD(P)H-dependent oxidoreductase; protein product: MTRIAVFVGSLRKDSFNMSLAKNIERLMPEGFEFDYIDMDLPLYNQDLDGDMPAKVLEMKKTVEADDGVLFVTPEYNRSFSGVIKNAIDWASRPWGQSSFGGKSAAIIGASMGALGATQAQQALRNVALFLDMKLMGQPEVYFNAAASLDEAGNVVEGSKDFLKGFADAFANHVAANK